TTTTTTCCATAATTGATAGGAAGGTTTCTCCATTAGCCAGCTCTTCCTTGCTGATGGTCTGGCCAGGGCTTAGCACAAGGGTACTTGCGCCCATTTCCTTTGCAAGAGTCTCCGACAGCCGTGGGTCGGTGTTCTTCTCGAAAAGGACATATTCAAGCCCATTTTCCTCTGCAAGCTTTGCAATTTCCTCGATTCTTTTGGGGCTTGGCTCACTGTCCGGAGATATGCCGTAAACAGAAAATATGGTGAAGTTATACCGTTTTGCAAGGTAGGAGTATGCGTTATGCCCCCCGGTTATGATTGCCTTTTTCCGGCAGTTCCCTAGCGTAGCGGAATAATTCTGGTCAAGTGAGAGCAGCTTTTTCTTGTACTCTGCGGCATTTTCAAGGTAATATTTTGACCTTTCCGGGTTTTTTTCTGACAACTTGGCGGCTATCTCATCCACAATCCGGGCGTCGTTTTCAAAGTCCAGCCATATGTGGGGATCATACTCTCCGTGCTCGTGGTCGCTGTGTTTTTCTCCCCCCTCTTCCACGGAAGGCTCTTCTTCATGCCCGCTGGCTTCTTCAGAGGATATCAGGACTGAAACTTTGCTTGCCTCTATGGCAGTCAGGTTTGGGTTTTCAAGGCCTCCAAGAATATCTTCTGCCCAGGGTTCCATGCCAGGCCCAATGTAGATAAACAGGTCCGAATTTTCTATTTTTGCAATGTCTCCCGGGCGGGGGTCGAAGTGGTGCACGTCGGTTCCAGGAGGAAGTATAAGAGTCACCTCCAGGTCTTTCCCGCCAACCACTTTTGCAAACTCGTACAGGGGAAA
This sequence is a window from Candidatus Aenigmatarchaeota archaeon. Protein-coding genes within it:
- a CDS encoding zinc ABC transporter substrate-binding protein; protein product: MNRLGKLNILAVLLATILLSGCVYQTAGEESGKIRASSTIFPLYEFAKVVGGKDLEVTLILPPGTDVHHFDPRPGDIAKIENSDLFIYIGPGMEPWAEDILGGLENPNLTAIEASKVSVLISSEEASGHEEEPSVEEGGEKHSDHEHGEYDPHIWLDFENDARIVDEIAAKLSEKNPERSKYYLENAAEYKKKLLSLDQNYSATLGNCRKKAIITGGHNAYSYLAKRYNFTIFSVYGISPDSEPSPKRIEEIAKLAEENGLEYVLFEKNTDPRLSETLAKEMGASTLVLSPGQTISKEELANGETFLSIMEKNLESLRIALECS